In Malania oleifera isolate guangnan ecotype guangnan chromosome 8, ASM2987363v1, whole genome shotgun sequence, a single window of DNA contains:
- the LOC131161902 gene encoding pentatricopeptide repeat-containing protein At1g33350, whose amino-acid sequence MPAVPGQLNLNQHVLNVLKNCNHLNQLKQLQAFLIALGHGQTQFFAFKLVRFCTFALAHLEYARSIFDHLNSPNVFLYTAMITAYVSQSNNRSAFILYRDMVRQGRPRPNHFIYPYVLKSCPEISQTRGTESVHAQIVKWGFSRYPVVQTALVDSYSWSCSNLGAARELFDDMSDRNVVSWTAMISGYCRHGEMGNAILLFEKMPERDTPSWNAVIAGCAQNGLFSDAILLFKRMSILSDGGHHQGNRPNQVTVVCALSACGHCGMLQLGKCIHGYIYRNALGHDSFISNALVDMYGKCGSLKEARRVFDNTTKRSLTSWNSMINCLALHGQSQGAIKVFEEMLRNEDDVKLDGVTFVGLLNACTHGGLVEKGQFYFDLMTQTYEIQPQMEHYGSFIDLLGRAGRFEEAMEIVNRMEIEPDEVIWGSLLNGCKIHGRTDLAEFVVKKLIEIDPNNGGYGIMLANIYGELGKWDKVRELRKLLKEQNARKTPGCSWIEVNNQVHQFYSVDNMHPRTEEIYNILEVLTTLY is encoded by the coding sequence ATGCCCGCTGTTCCGGGCCAATTAAATCTAAACCAACATGTCTTGAACGTGCTTAAGAATTGCAATCATCTTAACCAACTGAAGCAGCTTCAAGCTTTCCTCATAGCTCTCGGCCATGGTCAAACGCAGTTCTTCGCCTTCAAGCTCGTTCGCTTCTGCACTTTCGCACTGGCACACCTGGAGTACGCCCGTTCCATATTCGATCATCTCAACTCGCCCAATGTCTTCCTCTACACCGCCATGATCACAGCTTATGTTTCTCAGTCCAATAATAGGTCGGCATTCATCTTGTATCGCGACATGGTTCGTCAGGGACGCCCTCGACCCAACCATTTTATCTATCCATATGTCTTAAAATCGTGCCCTGAAATTTCACAAACTCGTGGCACCGAATCGGTGCATGCCCAGATTGTAAAATGGGGTTTCAGTCGATACCCAGTTGTTCAAACTGCTCTTGTCGATTCCTACTCGTGGTCTTGTTCTAATCTGGGGGCCGCGAGAGAGCTGTTTGATGACATGTCGGATAGAAATGTGGTGTCTTGGACTGCTATGATCTCTGGATACTGCCGACATGGGGAGATGGGAAATGCTATACTATTGTTTGAGAAAATGCCCGAGAGAGACACCCCATCTTGGAATGCTGTTATTGCGGGGTGCGCTCAAAATGGTTTGTTCTCCGATGCAATTTTGCTCTTCAAAAGGATGTCCATTCTCTCAGATGGGGGCCACCATCAAGGAAATAGACCAAATCAAGTTACAGTTGTGTGCGCGCTCTCAGCTTGTGGACATTGTGGCATGCTCCAGCTTGGTAAATGTATACATGGTTACATTTATAGAAATGCTCTCGGACATGATTCATTCATCTCTAATGCTCTTGTTGACATGTATGGGAAATGCGGAAGTTTGAAAGAAGCAAGAAGGGTTTTTGACAATACTACAAAGAGAAGCTTGACATCATGGAATTCAATGATCAATTGTCTTGCCCTCCATGGTCAAAGCCAAGGTGCAATTAAGGTGTTTGAAGAGATGTTGCGAAATGAAGATGATGTAAAACTAGATGGGGTTACCTTTGTGGGCTTGTTGAATGCTTGTACACATGGTGGGTTGGTTGAGAAGGGTCAGTTTTATTTTGACCTGATGACTCAGACTTATGAGATTCAGCCACAGATGGAGCACTATGGGTCTTTTATAGATCTTCTTGGTCGAGCAGGTCGGTTTGAAGAAGCCATGGAAATTGTAAATAGAATGGAGATTGAACCTGATGAAGTTATTTGGGGCTCATTGCTTAATGGGTGTAAGATTCATGGCCGTACAGATTTGGCAGAGTTTGTAGTCAAAAAATTGATTGAGATTGATCCAAATAATGGTGGTTATGGTATAATGTTGGCAAATATATATGGGGAGTTAGGAAAGTGGGATAAGGTCCGAGAGTTGAGGAAGCTTTTGAAGGAGCAGAATGCTCGTAAGACCCCTGGTTGTAGTTGGATTGAGGTTAATAATCAAGTTCATCAGTTCTATTCGGTAGATAACATGCATCCCAGAACAGAAGAAATATACAATATCTTGGAAGTATTGACTACTTTATATTAG